The following are from one region of the Hydrogenophaga sp. BPS33 genome:
- a CDS encoding Bug family tripartite tricarboxylate transporter substrate binding protein encodes MNRRLASLALCMGAALVLPQHAFAADEKWPTQPVRVVVNYPPGGSSDSLTRVALSRAGEALGASIVVENKPGANGNIGVSFVAKSKGDGYTLSATGLSGIINSNVYKTLDYRFTQDLVPVAMIGRNPGVLIVNKSLPVNSVQELIAYGKRNPEALNFASGGAGSSPHVNGEIFRQATGTPMTHVPYRGESPAVTDLIGGRVQVMFAVLATAKPLIDKGQVRALAVTSPERAEALPELPTLKESGIGFGVYSWLAIFAPRDTPEAVQQQLNTAIRQSLRDPQVKAKVSELGTEIRDMSLKELRDYVRSEDVYWREALKKVNVQLD; translated from the coding sequence ATGAACCGACGACTCGCATCCCTGGCCCTGTGCATGGGCGCCGCACTCGTGCTGCCCCAGCACGCGTTCGCTGCCGACGAGAAATGGCCCACGCAACCCGTGCGCGTGGTGGTGAACTACCCACCCGGGGGCAGCAGCGATTCGCTCACCCGCGTGGCCCTCTCGCGCGCGGGCGAAGCGCTGGGCGCCTCCATCGTGGTGGAGAACAAGCCCGGTGCCAACGGCAACATCGGCGTGTCGTTCGTGGCCAAGTCCAAGGGCGATGGCTACACGCTCTCGGCCACGGGCCTCTCGGGCATCATCAATTCCAACGTCTACAAGACGCTGGACTACCGCTTCACGCAGGATCTGGTGCCGGTGGCCATGATCGGGCGCAACCCGGGCGTGCTGATCGTCAACAAGTCGCTGCCGGTGAACAGCGTGCAGGAGCTGATCGCCTACGGCAAACGCAACCCCGAGGCGCTGAACTTCGCTTCCGGCGGCGCCGGTTCGAGCCCGCACGTCAACGGCGAAATCTTCCGCCAGGCCACGGGCACGCCGATGACGCACGTGCCGTACCGCGGCGAGTCGCCCGCGGTGACCGACCTGATCGGCGGGCGCGTGCAGGTGATGTTCGCGGTGCTGGCCACGGCCAAGCCGCTGATCGACAAGGGCCAGGTGCGCGCCCTGGCCGTGACCTCGCCGGAGCGGGCCGAGGCCCTGCCGGAACTGCCCACGCTCAAGGAGTCGGGCATCGGCTTTGGCGTGTACTCGTGGCTGGCCATCTTCGCGCCGCGCGACACGCCCGAAGCGGTGCAGCAGCAACTCAACACGGCGATCCGCCAGTCGCTGCGCGATCCGCAGGTCAAGGCCAAGGTCTCCGAGCTCGGTACCGAGATCCGCGACATGTCGCTCAAGGAACTGCGCGACTACGTGCGCAGCGAAGACGTGTACTGGCGCGAGGCGCTCAAGAAGGTCAACGTGCAACTGGACTGA
- a CDS encoding IclR family transcriptional regulator codes for MNNTLLKGLAVLELLSRSDRPLTLSQIGRELGVVKSNVHRLMQALVDTRFVLRDEESGCYAPSIKLWELGSAVLAKLDLRHHAEKQMEALMGLTGESVHLSVLDGHEIVYVHKVDSLNPVRAYSQIGGRAPAYCVATGKAQLAFAGETVLREVAQALKRLKPFTERTLTDPAQFMKEMKRVREQGHAVNRGEWRDKVWGIATPIMDARGVVIAAIGISGPADRFKRSVMTPWTEAVIAAATDVGHALAGEQPMTALSRIRFGPR; via the coding sequence ATGAACAACACGCTTCTCAAGGGCCTGGCGGTGCTGGAGCTGCTCTCGCGCAGCGACCGTCCGCTCACGCTGTCGCAGATCGGCCGCGAGCTCGGCGTGGTCAAGAGCAACGTCCATCGCCTCATGCAGGCCCTGGTGGACACGCGCTTCGTGCTGCGCGATGAAGAGAGCGGTTGTTACGCCCCGTCCATCAAGCTGTGGGAACTCGGCTCGGCAGTGCTGGCCAAGCTGGACCTGCGCCACCACGCCGAGAAGCAGATGGAGGCCTTGATGGGCCTCACCGGGGAAAGTGTGCACCTGTCGGTGCTCGATGGCCACGAGATCGTCTACGTGCACAAGGTCGACAGCCTGAACCCGGTGCGCGCGTACAGCCAGATCGGTGGGCGGGCGCCAGCGTATTGCGTGGCCACGGGCAAGGCGCAGCTGGCGTTTGCGGGCGAGACGGTATTGCGCGAAGTGGCCCAGGCACTCAAACGGCTCAAGCCGTTCACCGAACGCACCCTGACCGACCCGGCCCAGTTCATGAAAGAGATGAAACGCGTGCGCGAGCAGGGACATGCGGTGAACCGGGGCGAATGGCGCGACAAGGTCTGGGGCATCGCCACGCCGATCATGGACGCGCGCGGCGTGGTGATTGCGGCCATTGGTATTTCCGGCCCGGCCGACCGCTTCAAGCGCAGCGTGATGACACCCTGGACCGAGGCGGTGATCGCCGCCGCCACCGACGTGGGCCACGCGCTGGCGGGCGAGCAGCCCATGACCGCGCTCTCGCGCATCCGCTTCGGTCCACGTTGA
- a CDS encoding CaiB/BaiF CoA transferase family protein: protein MTEEATAPRPSKRPVAHQPLAGIRVAEFCSTAAGPFCAMLLADMGAEVLKIEPPEGDGLRQWPPISQGFSENFASLNRGKQSVVLNLKDPESAALARRLVLDCDVLVENNRPGVMQRLGLGFEQLREDHPDLVYCSISAFGQVGPRASEAGFDLTIQAAAGVMSVTGETDGAPVKCGVPIADFTSGLYGAYAIAAALSVVRAGGGGAHIDVPMFGCTLAVAALQTSEYFGTGRHPQRLGSAHPRNAPYRAFEAADGYFALAAGNQQLWLKVVAAVDMPELLDDTRFRSTTDRAANQEALKALLETRLRQQPVAHWLEVFRVAGVPHSPINNYEQALEDPQVQAMDWVQPLTLPNGVQTQTFGSPLRINGQGAAVRSGPPALGEHTQEAVRRYGTQTQPA, encoded by the coding sequence ATGACCGAAGAAGCCACTGCCCCCCGTCCATCGAAACGCCCCGTGGCGCACCAGCCCCTGGCCGGTATTCGCGTCGCCGAGTTCTGCTCCACCGCCGCCGGGCCGTTCTGCGCGATGCTGCTGGCCGACATGGGCGCCGAGGTGTTGAAGATCGAACCACCCGAGGGCGATGGCCTGCGCCAGTGGCCACCCATCTCGCAGGGATTCAGTGAAAACTTCGCTTCGCTCAACCGGGGCAAACAATCGGTGGTGCTGAACCTGAAGGACCCCGAGAGCGCGGCTCTGGCGCGCCGCCTGGTGCTGGACTGCGACGTGCTGGTGGAGAACAACCGGCCGGGCGTGATGCAGCGCCTGGGCCTGGGCTTTGAGCAGCTGCGCGAGGACCACCCCGACCTCGTCTACTGCTCAATCTCGGCCTTCGGCCAGGTCGGGCCACGCGCGTCCGAGGCGGGGTTCGACCTGACCATCCAGGCCGCGGCCGGTGTGATGAGCGTGACCGGCGAGACCGACGGCGCGCCGGTGAAATGCGGCGTGCCGATTGCCGATTTCACCTCCGGCCTGTACGGTGCCTACGCGATCGCGGCGGCGCTGTCGGTGGTGCGCGCGGGTGGCGGTGGCGCACACATCGACGTGCCGATGTTCGGCTGCACGCTGGCGGTGGCGGCGCTGCAAACCAGCGAGTACTTCGGCACGGGGCGGCACCCGCAGCGCCTGGGTTCGGCGCACCCACGCAACGCGCCTTACCGTGCCTTCGAAGCAGCGGACGGTTACTTCGCCCTGGCCGCGGGCAACCAGCAGCTCTGGCTCAAAGTGGTGGCTGCCGTCGACATGCCCGAGCTGCTGGACGACACGCGCTTTCGCAGCACCACCGACCGTGCCGCGAACCAGGAGGCACTCAAGGCCCTGCTGGAGACGCGTCTGCGCCAGCAACCGGTGGCGCATTGGCTGGAGGTGTTTCGCGTCGCAGGCGTGCCGCATTCGCCGATCAACAACTACGAGCAGGCGCTGGAAGACCCCCAGGTGCAGGCCATGGACTGGGTGCAGCCGCTGACACTGCCCAATGGCGTGCAGACGCAGACCTTTGGCTCGCCACTGCGCATCAACGGCCAGGGCGCAGCGGTGCGCAGCGGCCCACCGGCCCTGGGCGAACACACGCAGGAAGCGGTGCGCCGCTATGGCACGCAGACGCAGCCAGCATGA
- a CDS encoding cysteine dioxygenase encodes MTERLKAFVAEVEAAVSAERGEPAVLQRVVNAMRELVAHDDWLPETHAAPDATHYQQHLLYRDPQGRFSVVSFVWGPGQQTPVHDHTVWGVIGMLRGQEVSQAYALEQGVVRETGEAEVLEPGDVAVVSPSLGDIHRVRNGLEDRVSISIHAYGTDIGTRPRHVFDPQTHAVKTFISGYSASAPVRLAP; translated from the coding sequence GTGACCGAACGTTTGAAAGCCTTCGTGGCCGAGGTAGAGGCCGCCGTCAGCGCCGAACGGGGTGAACCCGCGGTGTTGCAACGCGTGGTGAATGCCATGCGCGAGCTCGTCGCGCACGACGACTGGCTGCCTGAGACGCACGCCGCGCCCGATGCCACGCACTACCAGCAGCACCTGCTGTACCGCGACCCGCAGGGGCGCTTCAGCGTGGTGAGTTTTGTCTGGGGGCCGGGCCAGCAGACACCGGTGCACGACCACACGGTCTGGGGCGTGATCGGCATGTTGCGCGGCCAGGAGGTCTCGCAGGCCTACGCGCTCGAACAAGGCGTGGTGCGCGAGACCGGTGAGGCGGAGGTGTTGGAGCCGGGCGATGTGGCCGTGGTCTCGCCCAGCCTGGGCGACATCCACCGCGTGCGCAATGGGCTGGAAGACCGCGTGTCGATCAGCATCCACGCCTACGGCACCGACATCGGGACCCGGCCCCGGCACGTGTTCGATCCACAGACGCACGCGGTGAAGACCTTCATCTCGGGCTATTCCGCGAGCGCCCCGGTGCGCCTGGCGCCATGA
- a CDS encoding enoyl-CoA hydratase/isomerase family protein encodes MTAHSSAVILRTAPPVAWVTLNRPERGNACSTELVQGLEDALDRAEQSGARALVLQGSCRHFCTGFDLSGLDNETDDSLLARFTRLELLLQRVARAPLLTVAIAQSRAIGAGADLFTACDVRMACANAHFAFPGARGFGLVLGSRRLAARVGDAVATAWIANATTIDAASATATGLATHLVNDPAQAASLVETLLLERASTDGADTATLRSALEPHACDHDAHDLARLVRSAARPGLRERIAAYAGLRNTPTSPT; translated from the coding sequence ATGACCGCGCACAGCTCCGCCGTCATTCTGCGCACCGCGCCACCCGTGGCCTGGGTGACCCTGAACCGCCCTGAGCGGGGAAACGCCTGCTCGACCGAACTGGTGCAAGGGCTCGAAGACGCCCTTGACCGTGCGGAGCAATCCGGCGCGCGAGCGCTGGTGCTCCAGGGCAGCTGCCGGCATTTCTGCACCGGCTTCGACCTTTCGGGCCTGGACAACGAAACCGACGACAGCCTGCTGGCGCGTTTTACCCGGCTGGAGCTGCTGCTGCAGCGCGTGGCGCGCGCGCCGCTGCTCACGGTGGCCATCGCCCAGAGCCGCGCCATCGGCGCGGGCGCCGATCTGTTCACCGCTTGCGATGTGCGCATGGCTTGTGCCAACGCCCACTTCGCGTTTCCCGGCGCACGGGGCTTCGGCCTGGTGCTGGGCTCGCGCAGGCTCGCCGCGCGCGTGGGCGACGCGGTAGCCACGGCGTGGATCGCCAACGCCACAACCATCGACGCGGCCAGCGCCACCGCCACCGGCCTGGCCACGCATCTGGTGAACGACCCGGCGCAGGCGGCCTCCCTCGTCGAGACTTTGCTCCTCGAGCGCGCGTCCACCGACGGTGCGGACACGGCCACGCTGCGCTCCGCGCTCGAACCCCACGCCTGCGACCACGACGCACACGACCTCGCGCGCCTGGTGCGCTCGGCGGCGCGGCCCGGTTTGCGCGAGCGCATCGCCGCCTATGCCGGCCTGCGCAATACGCCAACTTCTCCCACCTAG
- a CDS encoding TetR/AcrR family transcriptional regulator, which produces MEIAPNRKALTHERIVDAAARAIRRAGFQGVGVADIMKEAGLTHGGFYAHFASRDALLAEALVHAGQQGAARIAKGNAMREAKGASPFRALVEGYLSDAHLSGTEKGCAVAALLSEMPRQSPDVQAAGVERVRGLVAMVERALPDNATSGTATAIASQLVGALQLARALGDNAEGKAFLAHNRRALIAQHDAASAG; this is translated from the coding sequence ATGGAAATCGCACCCAACCGCAAGGCTTTGACCCACGAACGCATCGTCGACGCCGCTGCACGCGCCATACGCCGCGCGGGTTTTCAGGGGGTGGGCGTGGCCGACATCATGAAGGAAGCGGGCCTCACACACGGTGGCTTCTACGCCCATTTCGCCTCGCGCGACGCCTTGCTGGCCGAAGCGCTGGTGCACGCCGGGCAGCAAGGCGCGGCCCGCATCGCCAAAGGCAACGCCATGCGCGAAGCCAAAGGCGCCAGCCCGTTTCGGGCGCTGGTCGAAGGCTATCTGTCCGACGCCCACCTGAGTGGCACCGAGAAAGGCTGCGCCGTGGCGGCGCTGCTCTCGGAGATGCCACGCCAGTCGCCCGATGTGCAGGCCGCTGGGGTAGAACGTGTGCGCGGTCTGGTCGCCATGGTCGAGCGTGCATTGCCCGACAACGCCACCTCTGGCACGGCTACAGCCATTGCCAGCCAGCTGGTGGGCGCACTACAACTGGCCCGCGCCCTCGGCGACAACGCCGAAGGCAAGGCCTTTCTGGCCCACAACCGCCGCGCTCTGATTGCACAGCACGATGCGGCTTCGGCTGGCTGA
- a CDS encoding SDR family oxidoreductase, with the protein MKLHNATVLITGANRGIGQAFAREALARGARKVYAGARDPSRVTLAGVEPVALDVTNADQVAGAARQCGDVTLVINNAGIANFGGFLAEDSIESMRHHMETNVIGMLRVSQAFAPVLASHGGGALLNVLSIASWISSPTLSVYGASKSAAWAITNGLRIELRGQGTQVLGLHMGFVDTDLTRGIEMPKSTPEDIVRRAFDGLESGAVEVLADDLTQQVKRGLSAEPAVYLGAPRG; encoded by the coding sequence ATGAAACTTCACAACGCCACCGTTCTCATCACGGGTGCCAACCGCGGCATCGGCCAGGCTTTTGCCCGCGAGGCCTTGGCGCGCGGCGCGCGCAAGGTCTACGCCGGCGCGCGCGATCCCTCCCGTGTGACCTTGGCCGGCGTGGAGCCGGTCGCGCTCGACGTGACCAACGCCGATCAGGTCGCGGGCGCCGCACGCCAATGCGGCGACGTGACACTGGTGATCAACAACGCTGGCATCGCGAACTTCGGCGGCTTCCTTGCCGAAGACAGCATCGAATCCATGCGCCACCACATGGAGACCAACGTCATCGGCATGCTGCGCGTGAGCCAGGCGTTTGCCCCGGTGCTCGCGTCGCACGGCGGCGGCGCGCTGCTGAACGTGCTGTCGATCGCGAGCTGGATCAGCTCGCCCACGCTGTCGGTGTACGGCGCGAGCAAGTCGGCCGCGTGGGCCATCACCAATGGCCTGCGCATCGAGCTGCGCGGGCAGGGCACGCAGGTGCTCGGTCTGCACATGGGCTTCGTCGACACCGACCTCACGCGCGGCATCGAGATGCCGAAGTCGACGCCTGAAGACATCGTGCGCCGCGCATTCGACGGGCTGGAGTCGGGCGCAGTGGAAGTGCTGGCCGACGATCTCACACAACAGGTCAAGCGCGGCCTGTCGGCGGAGCCCGCGGTCTACCTGGGCGCGCCGCGCGGCTGA